ATCGAACGCCCCGCGCCCCGCGGCGGCCACCACCGGGAGGGTCATGACCTACGATTTCTTCGACTGCGAGGTCCGCGACGGCGTCGCGACCCTATCGCTGTTCGGTCCGTCCGCGCCCTCGCTGCAGGAACTCGGCGACGAGCTCGTCGACGCCCTGCTGCGCCTGCAGGAAGATCGCGCCGCCCGCGTGATCCTGCTGTCGGACGGCGGCGGGCCCTTCGACACCGCCATGGACCTACGCGCGGCCGCCGAGGCGCAGGCCGGCGATGCCGGCATGGGGACCGTGGCCGCCGACCTCGATACCATCCGTCGCGTCGTGACCCTGATGCAGGAACTCGGCAAGCCGATCGTCGCCGCGGTGGCGGGCGACGTGCGCGACAGCGGTTTCGGGCTGGTCATGGCCGCCGACGTGCGCCTGGCCGCCGCCACGGCCACCTTCACCACCCAGGACATGCGCCTGGGGCTGCTGCCCGACTGGGGCCTGACCTCGACACTGCCGCGCGCGATCGGCCCCAACCGCGCCCTGGACGTCCTGTGGTCGGGACGCACGCTGTCCGCCGACGAGGCGTCGCGCCTGGGCCTGCTGGACCGCGTCTTCACGCCCCAGGAATTCGAGCAGGAGGTCGAGGCCTACTGCCGCCGCCTGGCCGGCATCCCCCAGCCGGCGCTGCGCCTGAGCAAGCTGGCGGTGCAGCAGTCGAGCGAGTTCGACCTGACCACGATGCTGTCGCTGGAGTACGAGGCGCAGCAGCAGTGCTGGGACTCGCGCGAGACCACGGCCGGCCTGATGGCCGGCCTGGACGGCGACGATCCCGATTTCGGAATTCCCGGGAGCGAGGACGACGACTGACGTCGTAACGAACAGCGGCCCCTGCGGGCCGGAGGTGGGATCGTGGGACGGACCCTCATCGAGAAGATCATCGCCGCGCACTGCGATCAGCCGGTGTTCCCCGGCGCCACGGTGGACATGCGCGTGGACGTGCG
The genomic region above belongs to bacterium and contains:
- a CDS encoding enoyl-CoA hydratase/isomerase family protein; this encodes SNAPRPAAATTGRVMTYDFFDCEVRDGVATLSLFGPSAPSLQELGDELVDALLRLQEDRAARVILLSDGGGPFDTAMDLRAAAEAQAGDAGMGTVAADLDTIRRVVTLMQELGKPIVAAVAGDVRDSGFGLVMAADVRLAAATATFTTQDMRLGLLPDWGLTSTLPRAIGPNRALDVLWSGRTLSADEASRLGLLDRVFTPQEFEQEVEAYCRRLAGIPQPALRLSKLAVQQSSEFDLTTMLSLEYEAQQQCWDSRETTAGLMAGLDGDDPDFGIPGSEDDD